Proteins found in one Vallitalea guaymasensis genomic segment:
- a CDS encoding polysaccharide deacetylase family protein: MSRWGNDDTDNLLEILEEYDIKTTFFLVGMWVEKYPDDVKRILDAGHDIGNHSNTHPHMTQLSKEGIKDELMKAHEKVKNLTGYEMELFRPPFGDYDDKLVETARECGYYTIQWDVESCVTKVKGL; this comes from the coding sequence TTGTCACGGTGGGGGAATGATGATACTGATAATTTATTAGAGATACTAGAAGAATATGATATTAAAACTACATTTTTTTTGGTTGGTATGTGGGTAGAGAAATATCCAGATGATGTTAAAAGGATATTAGATGCTGGTCATGATATTGGCAATCATTCAAATACTCATCCTCATATGACTCAATTATCAAAAGAAGGTATTAAAGACGAACTGATGAAAGCACATGAAAAGGTTAAGAATTTGACAGGATATGAAATGGAATTGTTTAGACCACCTTTTGGAGATTATGATGATAAGTTGGTGGAGACAGCTAGAGAGTGTGGGTATTATACAATACAATGGGATGTTGAATCGTGCGTTACAAAAGTAAAGGGGCTGTAA
- a CDS encoding IS110 family RNA-guided transposase, translated as MLFIGIDVASKKHDVIIISEYGEILSESFTIENSSAGFKKLHTEISSHTELFDNVHIGLEETGIYSSNIRDFLHSAGFNVYMINPVLTHHSRMAYSLRNTKTDKLDCLAICRYIMHNFTHLKPYISTLYTTSELKSLSRLRLDKLHTLAKAKMEFTRLLQITFPEFIKHFKQHSQWAMNLFSSYPAPAKIARMHLDTLVSIIKIKGDRVSAAQLIKNLAKKTIGDTSITNSLLIESIIDDINHYNKQIAIIDKHLDALMADFDFITTIPGVGNVIGASIIGEIGDISRFNSPSQLLAFAGLDPSIYESGEFKGKRCRISKRGSKYLRTSIFTATRVACVGKGKNNQFRQKYHKKKLQGKHHNSALCNVSKNMINTIFAMLNSKEDFIYIT; from the coding sequence ATGCTTTTTATTGGCATTGATGTCGCTTCAAAAAAACATGATGTAATTATTATTTCAGAGTACGGTGAAATCCTTTCAGAGTCTTTTACTATCGAAAACTCTTCTGCTGGATTTAAAAAACTCCATACGGAAATTTCTTCCCATACGGAGCTTTTTGATAACGTCCATATAGGGCTTGAAGAAACTGGTATTTACTCCAGTAACATCCGTGACTTCTTGCACTCTGCCGGTTTCAACGTGTATATGATTAACCCCGTTCTAACCCACCACAGTAGAATGGCATATTCACTAAGAAACACAAAAACTGATAAACTTGACTGCCTTGCAATCTGTAGATATATCATGCATAATTTCACGCATCTCAAACCCTATATATCTACACTATACACGACTTCTGAACTTAAGTCATTATCTAGATTACGTCTAGATAAACTTCATACCCTTGCAAAGGCCAAAATGGAGTTCACTCGATTGCTCCAGATTACTTTCCCTGAGTTTATCAAACACTTCAAACAGCATTCTCAGTGGGCTATGAATCTTTTCTCTTCTTATCCAGCTCCTGCTAAGATTGCTCGTATGCATCTTGACACACTTGTAAGCATTATCAAAATCAAGGGGGATCGTGTTTCTGCTGCTCAATTAATCAAAAATCTTGCTAAAAAAACAATTGGTGATACTTCTATTACCAACTCACTTCTTATAGAGTCTATCATCGATGACATCAATCACTACAACAAACAGATTGCTATTATCGATAAACATCTTGATGCTCTGATGGCTGATTTTGATTTTATAACAACAATACCAGGTGTTGGTAACGTTATTGGTGCTTCTATCATTGGTGAAATCGGTGATATCTCACGCTTTAATTCACCTTCTCAACTATTAGCATTTGCCGGTCTTGATCCCTCCATCTATGAATCAGGAGAGTTCAAAGGTAAACGGTGTCGCATATCTAAACGTGGCTCTAAATACCTCAGAACTTCCATTTTTACAGCTACACGTGTTGCGTGTGTAGGAAAAGGCAAGAACAATCAATTCCGTCAGAAATATCATAAGAAAAAACTTCAAGGCAAGCATCATAATTCTGCACTTTGTAATGTGTCCAAAAACATGATAAATACCATTTTCGCTATGCTTAACAGTAAAGAGGATTTTATATACATTACATAA
- a CDS encoding helix-turn-helix domain-containing protein produces the protein MFSNRLKALRIKNNMTQEELGKKVNLKKAAISKYENGKLQPNIDMIIKFAEIFGVSVDYISGRSDKLTPISNNKTNNEVDKKLDNFIEEIEKIDGLMFSGKPMDESTKDVLLKMLRTTKDMAKKMNENNK, from the coding sequence ATGTTTAGTAATAGATTAAAAGCTCTTAGAATCAAAAATAACATGACTCAAGAAGAACTTGGTAAAAAAGTAAATTTAAAAAAAGCTGCTATTTCTAAATATGAAAATGGTAAATTACAACCTAATATTGATATGATTATTAAATTTGCAGAAATTTTCGGCGTTTCGGTAGATTATATATCTGGTAGATCTGATAAACTTACACCTATTTCAAATAATAAAACCAATAATGAAGTAGATAAAAAATTAGATAATTTTATTGAAGAAATAGAAAAAATTGATGGACTTATGTTTAGTGGTAAACCAATGGATGAATCTACAAAAGATGTTCTTTTAAAGATGTTAAGAACTACTAAAGATATGGCAAAAAAAATGAATGAAAATAATAAATAA
- a CDS encoding fibronectin type III domain-containing protein — translation MKNIKKLVVFITMIIVVGGINVYAAGVGDQLLQPEAGWKRYDDDNKCINYVGDEWKVDSSGLAYGGIQHYIPSGLSNNEVIKCKINFKFVGTQIRFIGSIFDEYTKQVGLKIDGEFIGIFSAWQSDSYTQQSIIAEKTGLEYGTHEVEIYSVDGIRFSCDAIDIDESGELIYIMQPNELVAKPDNDTINLTWKEVSGADSYTILRSTISSSIDTVIASNVTDTTYIDNNVEPEVTYYYVVRAVRNDVESDNSNIASAMIENINTAVIQIKLSTTDVYEYRITMNEVDNFMKWYIDRANGTGLPFYSFSDESKIEPYTYINEYLIFDKIVWFKVKEYIK, via the coding sequence ATGAAAAATATTAAGAAGTTGGTTGTATTTATTACAATGATTATAGTAGTTGGCGGAATTAATGTTTATGCTGCAGGTGTGGGTGATCAATTATTACAACCAGAAGCTGGTTGGAAAAGGTATGATGATGATAATAAATGCATTAATTACGTAGGAGATGAATGGAAAGTAGATTCAAGTGGATTAGCATACGGAGGCATTCAACATTATATACCAAGCGGTCTCTCAAATAATGAAGTAATTAAGTGCAAAATTAACTTTAAATTTGTTGGTACACAGATTCGTTTTATAGGTTCAATATTTGATGAATATACTAAGCAGGTAGGATTAAAAATAGATGGAGAGTTTATAGGAATTTTTAGTGCTTGGCAAAGTGATTCTTATACACAACAATCAATAATAGCAGAAAAAACAGGGTTAGAATATGGTACACATGAGGTTGAGATATATTCCGTTGATGGAATAAGATTTAGTTGTGATGCTATTGATATTGATGAATCTGGAGAACTGATATATATAATGCAACCAAATGAATTAGTGGCAAAACCAGATAATGATACAATAAATCTTACATGGAAGGAAGTTTCTGGTGCAGATAGCTATACTATTTTAAGATCAACAATATCAAGTTCTATAGATACTGTAATAGCTTCTAATGTAACAGACACAACTTACATAGATAATAATGTTGAACCAGAAGTTACTTATTATTATGTAGTTCGTGCAGTGAGAAATGATGTAGAAAGTGATAATTCAAACATTGCTTCAGCAATGATAGAAAATATAAATACAGCAGTAATACAAATTAAATTATCTACAACAGATGTATACGAATATAGAATTACAATGAATGAAGTTGATAATTTCATGAAATGGTATATTGATAGAGCAAATGGTACAGGATTACCATTTTATAGTTTTTCAGATGAGTCAAAAATTGAACCTTATACATATATAAATGAGTATCTGATCTTTGATAAGATAGTATGGTTTAAAGTTAAAGAGTACATAAAATAA
- a CDS encoding DUF262 domain-containing protein, whose protein sequence is MPCTEVESWTINDLLDAFKQQPLKKKKIIIPQYQRNLVWNNSKKKLLIDSIKSGMPIGAFLLFNEGAEDGNIRYHLVDGLQRSTSIKNYNENPTLFFSPDNIDKNFRNILVETFKDDEKKLVKLFVEWVQTLKGFNENDGFSSYSAITYIDEKTDNKLDKNQTKLATNSIITYLDEIKQLSNINDIKVPIIIYHGNKSDLPTIFERINSKGTQLNKYQIYAATWSIYDSFDINNTEIIKKIQAKYEALIEEGLEIDNYDPLNFNTASFNYFEYLFGLGKLLCEDENYSNLFGKNNNKKDQTESIGFNLGCICLGNDLKKMGKLPTYLQKIDLNKYEKCILDSVKITNKILNPFIGFKANTKSKGNPVIYHTEMQIISIIGKIFKSKYDENLNLRNGYSQSIDKLKRTIPLHYLYDILRNYWSGTGDNKALELIKSDKYKTEIKQSQWDLVFDEWFENDISKKEKSRITIKPQSILLLRFIYTHLFSAHEELSHEIYEIEHLCPVSKLKNAAKNVDGLPISCISNLCLIEKDLNRSKNNKTIYQYYDERKTEGEFTEKQIKEEIEHIESRTFTQRTDLEFMNDFKDDSIQDYYNFLEKRFYIIKDKFYKLNKIVND, encoded by the coding sequence ATGCCTTGTACAGAAGTTGAAAGTTGGACAATTAATGACCTATTAGACGCATTTAAACAACAACCATTAAAAAAGAAAAAGATTATTATACCGCAATATCAACGTAATTTAGTATGGAATAATTCTAAGAAAAAATTATTAATAGATAGTATTAAAAGTGGTATGCCAATTGGAGCTTTTCTATTATTTAATGAAGGTGCAGAAGATGGAAATATTAGATATCATTTAGTAGATGGACTTCAAAGATCTACATCTATTAAAAATTATAATGAAAATCCTACTCTATTTTTCTCTCCTGACAACATTGATAAAAATTTTAGAAACATCCTAGTTGAAACTTTTAAAGATGATGAAAAAAAGCTTGTTAAACTATTTGTTGAATGGGTACAAACGCTAAAAGGATTTAATGAAAATGATGGATTTTCTTCATATTCAGCAATAACTTATATTGATGAAAAAACAGATAATAAATTAGATAAAAATCAAACTAAGTTAGCTACAAATTCAATAATTACATATTTGGACGAAATCAAACAACTAAGCAATATTAATGATATAAAAGTACCCATTATAATTTATCACGGTAATAAATCAGACCTACCAACAATATTTGAAAGAATTAATTCAAAAGGTACACAACTAAATAAGTATCAAATATATGCAGCCACATGGTCTATTTATGATTCGTTTGATATTAATAATACAGAGATAATAAAAAAAATACAAGCTAAATATGAAGCTTTGATAGAAGAAGGGCTTGAAATAGATAATTATGACCCACTAAATTTTAATACTGCAAGTTTTAATTATTTTGAATATTTATTTGGACTAGGAAAATTACTTTGTGAAGATGAAAATTATTCCAATTTGTTTGGCAAAAATAATAACAAAAAGGATCAAACAGAATCAATAGGATTTAATCTTGGTTGTATTTGTCTTGGTAATGACTTGAAAAAAATGGGTAAATTGCCAACGTATTTACAAAAAATTGACCTTAACAAATATGAAAAATGCATATTAGATTCAGTAAAAATTACAAATAAAATACTCAACCCTTTTATTGGTTTTAAAGCTAATACCAAAAGCAAAGGAAATCCAGTTATTTATCATACTGAAATGCAAATAATATCTATTATAGGTAAAATATTTAAAAGTAAATATGATGAGAATTTAAACCTTCGAAATGGTTACTCTCAATCTATTGATAAATTAAAGCGTACAATACCTTTACATTATCTTTATGATATATTACGCAATTATTGGAGTGGTACTGGAGATAATAAAGCACTTGAATTGATAAAATCAGATAAATATAAAACTGAAATAAAACAATCTCAATGGGATTTAGTATTTGATGAATGGTTTGAAAATGACATATCAAAAAAAGAAAAAAGTAGAATAACAATTAAACCTCAATCAATACTTTTATTACGTTTCATATATACACATTTATTCAGTGCACATGAAGAATTATCTCATGAAATTTATGAAATAGAACATCTATGTCCAGTTAGTAAATTGAAAAATGCAGCAAAAAATGTAGATGGTTTGCCAATAAGTTGTATTAGTAATTTATGTCTAATAGAAAAAGACTTAAATAGGTCTAAAAACAATAAGACAATATATCAATATTATGATGAACGTAAAACAGAAGGTGAATTTACTGAAAAACAAATTAAAGAAGAAATTGAACATATAGAATCTAGAACTTTTACTCAAAGAACTGATCTAGAATTCATGAATGATTTTAAAGATGACTCAATACAAGATTATTATAATTTTTTAGAAAAGAGATTTTATATTATAAAAGATAAGTTTTATAAATTAAATAAAATTGTTAATGACTAA
- a CDS encoding AIPR family protein: MNNQLRLINSTITRFQKENDLDDQFLFEIFSISQILKSKNIDFVDIENSIVDGGNDGGIDSVIVLVNDTNLNTIEELSELEINRKTELEIFIIQTKDSNSFKERVFDTLSLTFQDVFDYTKELEDLNSRYNHSLVDKIFLLREAIDQIMVTTDKVRINVVYASKGDTTQISNGVKNRAQLLVQTLKEKSSISNCEVLYYGANELRKIFIEPEETELILNYRDSFSSSFLDGSSVGYVLTVNLKDYFNFVTKDKTIRESIFENNVRHFQGSITVNKGINETLKNSEDIEFWWLNNGITILSPEIVPLPDNKLRLKNIQIVNGLQTTFCIYNHYKEKGIDTIDEKRSVLIKIIKTSDQTTMDKIIYSTNSQTMVRAADLRATDELQRNIENYFLSKGYYYDRRKNYYKNMNKDRSKIFNIAKTAQYIETLLFKRPNLARANPTSLLKTDENYSRIFSYDFNIDSYLKACLLHTKVSKFIKKIPLDSDIINIKYGASMKNLSFHLMLITAILYFKNYGFNDTDLANLDLDKIDQKLFNQSLLYLVQILDKLDDTRSIINIAKSSALTKEITNEFINKDKSDYEIIDNLTEMVTELIAVSLEERKDDL; the protein is encoded by the coding sequence ATGAATAATCAATTAAGGTTAATAAACTCTACAATAACAAGATTTCAAAAAGAAAATGATTTAGATGATCAATTTCTTTTTGAGATATTTTCAATCTCACAAATTCTAAAAAGTAAAAATATTGATTTTGTTGATATTGAGAATAGTATTGTTGATGGGGGTAATGATGGTGGAATAGATAGTGTTATAGTATTAGTCAATGATACTAATCTTAATACTATTGAAGAATTATCTGAACTAGAAATAAACAGAAAAACTGAGTTGGAAATTTTTATCATCCAAACAAAAGATTCAAATAGTTTTAAAGAAAGGGTTTTTGATACATTAAGTCTCACATTCCAAGATGTTTTTGACTACACTAAAGAATTAGAAGATTTAAATTCAAGATATAATCATTCTCTAGTTGATAAAATTTTCTTGTTAAGAGAAGCAATTGATCAAATTATGGTTACTACCGATAAAGTTAGAATAAATGTAGTTTATGCTTCTAAAGGAGATACAACTCAAATATCTAATGGAGTAAAAAATAGAGCTCAACTACTAGTTCAAACACTTAAAGAAAAGTCATCTATTTCAAACTGTGAAGTTTTATATTATGGAGCTAATGAATTAAGAAAAATATTTATTGAACCTGAAGAAACAGAATTAATTCTTAATTATAGAGACAGTTTCAGTTCCAGTTTCTTAGATGGAAGCAGTGTTGGATATGTACTTACAGTTAATCTAAAAGACTATTTTAACTTTGTTACAAAAGATAAAACAATCAGAGAGAGCATTTTTGAAAATAATGTACGTCATTTTCAAGGTAGTATTACAGTTAATAAAGGTATAAATGAAACCCTTAAAAATAGTGAAGATATAGAGTTCTGGTGGTTAAATAATGGTATTACTATACTATCCCCTGAAATAGTTCCTCTACCCGATAACAAATTACGATTAAAAAATATTCAAATCGTAAATGGTTTACAAACTACGTTTTGTATATATAACCATTATAAAGAAAAAGGAATTGATACTATAGATGAAAAAAGGTCTGTGCTAATTAAAATTATTAAAACAAGCGACCAAACTACTATGGATAAAATTATTTATTCCACAAATAGCCAAACAATGGTAAGAGCTGCTGATTTAAGAGCAACAGATGAATTACAAAGAAATATTGAAAATTACTTTCTTAGTAAAGGTTACTATTATGACCGTCGTAAAAACTATTATAAAAATATGAATAAAGATCGTTCTAAAATATTTAATATAGCTAAGACCGCACAGTATATTGAAACATTACTATTTAAAAGACCGAATTTAGCAAGAGCTAATCCTACCTCCTTACTAAAAACAGATGAAAATTATAGCAGAATTTTTAGCTACGATTTTAACATTGATAGCTATTTAAAAGCTTGCTTACTCCATACAAAAGTAAGTAAGTTTATAAAAAAAATTCCTTTAGATTCAGATATAATAAATATAAAATATGGGGCTTCTATGAAAAATTTATCATTTCATCTTATGCTTATTACTGCTATTTTATATTTTAAAAATTACGGATTTAATGATACTGATCTAGCTAATTTAGATTTAGATAAGATTGACCAAAAATTATTTAATCAATCACTACTATATCTTGTTCAGATATTAGATAAATTAGATGATACTAGAAGTATAATTAATATTGCTAAATCAAGTGCTTTAACAAAAGAAATAACAAATGAATTCATTAATAAAGATAAATCTGATTATGAAATAATAGATAATTTAACAGAAATGGTTACTGAACTAATTGCAGTATCACTTGAAGAAAGAAAGGATGACCTATAA
- a CDS encoding GNAT family N-acetyltransferase: protein MTISLKSRTEDHVKIYWDKTQDEEIQKLFPFSIKSLEESLKLYKETLEDGASSYGKVIYCDEKYIGDIWCYCIDETDEKMTMLSIVIFEKDLWGKGIATEATKIFIQDIFNKYKVDKIGAFTYSSNNRSRGLLQKSGFSEIETFVEDGIESVYYELGITQSK from the coding sequence ATGACTATATCACTGAAGTCAAGAACAGAAGATCATGTTAAAATTTATTGGGATAAAACACAGGATGAAGAAATTCAAAAATTATTCCCATTTAGTATTAAGTCTTTAGAAGAATCACTAAAATTGTACAAAGAAACACTCGAAGATGGGGCTTCTAGCTATGGAAAAGTCATTTATTGTGATGAAAAGTACATAGGAGATATCTGGTGTTATTGTATAGATGAAACCGATGAAAAAATGACAATGTTAAGTATCGTGATTTTTGAAAAAGATTTATGGGGAAAAGGTATTGCAACGGAAGCTACTAAAATTTTCATCCAAGATATTTTTAATAAGTATAAGGTAGATAAAATTGGAGCTTTCACCTACTCTTCCAATAATAGATCACGAGGTCTATTACAAAAATCTGGATTCTCTGAAATTGAAACATTTGTGGAAGATGGAATTGAATCTGTTTATTATGAGTTAGGTATAACCCAGTCAAAATAA
- a CDS encoding DUF4177 domain-containing protein: MYEYKFVKLKLSSFLKNTDQDYHAVITEHAHQGWRLKQIFAPPISGYGVAKFYELIFERKL; the protein is encoded by the coding sequence TTGTATGAATATAAATTCGTTAAATTAAAATTAAGTAGTTTTCTTAAAAATACAGATCAAGATTATCATGCAGTGATAACAGAACATGCGCATCAAGGATGGAGACTCAAACAAATATTTGCTCCTCCCATATCAGGTTATGGAGTTGCTAAATTTTATGAACTAATATTTGAACGTAAACTCTAA
- a CDS encoding recombinase family protein, which produces MIAIYARQSIDKKDSISIESQIDFCKKEFTTEKYKVYSDRGFSGSNTNRPQFEQMLKDIKREDISKVIVYKLDRISRSILDFAKIIELFKKNHVEFTSATEKFDTSTPMGNAMLNITMVFAQLERETIQRRIKDNYYARGKKGFFMGGKTPYGCIKEKITIDGVKTSILKPNPDEHNVLIKMFDLYSTTDISLGKLATLLNQEGHKSPSGVNWEGQKIQRILRNPVYVMADADVYSYFQNRGCKISNDISEFIGTNGCYLYGKRDRSAAKYTDFKNHVLSIGLHKGFISSHTWLACQYRLDKNKQLKNTGKGKYSWLSGLVKCGYCNYAMTVSKYKDIRYLNCRGKTNYKVCTADHKTYYVDEIEKYVETEIIDRFSDMDPVTIKASDNVNNIEVNQFKLQVIDIDNQINQLIEKLALSNDVVMDYINKKISELDSMKTDLLKTIEENTINEHLSNSLFEISKKIAVWDTLDLEEKKVITKKIIDKVFITNDEIKISWKY; this is translated from the coding sequence ATGATAGCAATATACGCTCGTCAATCCATAGATAAGAAAGATAGTATTTCCATAGAAAGTCAAATAGATTTCTGTAAAAAAGAATTTACTACAGAAAAGTACAAGGTGTATAGCGATAGAGGTTTCAGTGGCAGCAACACTAACCGCCCCCAATTTGAACAAATGCTAAAAGATATCAAGCGTGAAGATATCTCCAAAGTGATTGTTTACAAATTAGATCGTATCAGTCGTTCTATCTTAGACTTTGCTAAGATCATTGAACTATTCAAGAAAAATCACGTGGAGTTCACTAGTGCTACTGAGAAATTTGATACTAGTACTCCTATGGGTAATGCTATGCTTAATATTACTATGGTATTCGCTCAATTAGAGCGTGAGACTATCCAGAGACGTATTAAGGACAACTACTATGCCCGAGGAAAGAAAGGCTTTTTTATGGGTGGTAAAACCCCTTATGGATGTATAAAAGAAAAGATTACTATAGATGGTGTTAAGACTTCAATTCTAAAACCTAATCCTGATGAACATAATGTTTTAATTAAGATGTTTGACCTCTACTCTACTACCGATATATCACTAGGTAAACTTGCTACACTATTGAATCAAGAGGGTCATAAATCCCCTAGCGGTGTTAACTGGGAAGGACAGAAAATCCAGAGAATACTTCGTAACCCTGTTTATGTCATGGCTGATGCTGATGTTTATTCTTATTTTCAAAATAGAGGTTGTAAGATAAGTAATGATATATCTGAATTTATTGGTACTAATGGCTGTTACCTATACGGTAAAAGGGATCGTAGCGCTGCCAAATATACTGATTTTAAGAATCATGTGTTATCAATCGGCTTACATAAAGGTTTTATTAGCAGCCATACTTGGTTAGCATGTCAATATAGGCTTGATAAGAATAAGCAGCTTAAGAATACTGGAAAAGGTAAATATTCTTGGTTAAGTGGTCTAGTAAAATGTGGTTATTGTAATTATGCTATGACAGTATCTAAGTACAAAGATATAAGATATCTCAACTGTAGAGGTAAAACTAATTACAAAGTATGTACTGCAGATCATAAGACATATTATGTTGATGAGATTGAAAAATATGTAGAGACAGAGATTATTGATAGATTCTCAGATATGGACCCAGTTACTATTAAAGCTAGTGATAATGTTAATAATATTGAAGTAAATCAATTTAAACTGCAAGTGATTGATATAGATAATCAGATCAACCAATTAATTGAAAAACTTGCTCTATCTAATGATGTGGTTATGGATTATATTAATAAGAAAATATCAGAGTTGGATTCCATGAAAACGGATTTATTAAAGACCATTGAAGAAAATACTATCAATGAGCACTTATCTAATTCATTATTTGAGATATCGAAGAAGATTGCTGTATGGGATACCCTTGACCTAGAAGAAAAGAAAGTAATTACTAAGAAAATAATTGATAAAGTTTTCATCACTAATGATGAAATTAAAATATCTTGGAAATACTGA
- a CDS encoding ImmA/IrrE family metallo-endopeptidase: MQWIKHKINNLLEQYGTNEPTELADYLGIAIIYEYLGNNNGLYINQNGCKFIVVNKNLDYYDQRVIIAHELGHAVLHSNLNMAYLENNTYYSRDKFEYQANYFVANLLLPDGFEKDVDFEGMSINQISGLVGMPIELVNIKLYF; encoded by the coding sequence ATGCAATGGATAAAACATAAAATAAATAATCTGCTTGAACAATATGGTACAAATGAACCAACTGAATTAGCCGATTACTTAGGTATAGCAATAATTTACGAATACTTAGGTAATAACAATGGATTATATATTAATCAGAATGGTTGTAAGTTTATTGTTGTTAATAAAAACTTAGATTATTATGACCAACGTGTAATTATAGCTCATGAACTAGGACATGCTGTACTCCATAGTAATCTTAATATGGCTTACTTAGAGAATAATACATATTATTCAAGAGATAAATTTGAATATCAGGCTAACTATTTTGTAGCTAACCTACTTCTACCAGATGGATTTGAAAAAGATGTTGATTTTGAAGGAATGAGTATTAACCAAATTTCTGGATTAGTTGGTATGCCTATAGAATTAGTTAATATTAAATTATATTTTTAG
- a CDS encoding helix-turn-helix transcriptional regulator — protein sequence MYAKLREERLRQNFTAQEMSKLLGLKTTSAYYKKENGKIKISIDEALKISNKLSKKVEDIFM from the coding sequence TTGTATGCAAAATTAAGGGAAGAGCGACTAAGACAAAATTTTACTGCTCAAGAAATGTCTAAACTATTGGGTTTAAAGACTACATCAGCATATTATAAAAAAGAAAATGGCAAAATAAAAATTTCAATTGATGAAGCTTTAAAAATATCTAATAAACTAAGTAAGAAGGTAGAAGATATTTTTATGTAA